The following proteins are encoded in a genomic region of Bernardetia sp. MNP-M8:
- a CDS encoding AI-2E family transporter, which produces MIRRLVIFYLIVLPILVLLGIFSWFFSTIVGYFVVAMVFSAVLQTPTNYISQIQIAGIQLPRAFAVMLSFSIFAGIIALFVLLFIPLVSEQIEFISALDYNSLFENIVSPIDYIENFLIERRWVKEEKGFLMNGIQDYFFSFFVEMKIGNVINEILSTTSNIFIGTISVLFISFFLLYEKGLFRRNVIALIPNAYFEVSISAIYKIEKLLSNYLFGLLIQMFSIFTLVSIGLIVSEVKYAVTIAIFAAIANLIPYIGPILGASFGLIVSLSTQLQQTQDTAFSILAIKVIIVFLIVQLSDNLLLQPIIFSRSIKAHPLEIFSVVFMGAALAGAVGMIFAIPVYTILRVMALEFWKGYKEYRIFGRS; this is translated from the coding sequence ATGATAAGACGCTTAGTTATTTTTTACCTAATAGTTCTTCCAATTTTAGTTCTTCTAGGTATTTTTAGTTGGTTCTTTTCTACCATTGTAGGATATTTCGTAGTTGCCATGGTTTTTAGTGCTGTTCTTCAAACTCCCACCAACTATATTAGTCAGATTCAGATTGCAGGGATTCAATTGCCTCGTGCTTTTGCTGTGATGCTTTCCTTTTCTATTTTTGCTGGCATTATTGCTCTTTTTGTTCTGCTTTTTATTCCACTAGTTTCTGAGCAAATAGAATTTATTTCAGCTCTAGATTACAACTCCCTTTTTGAAAATATTGTTTCTCCTATTGATTATATAGAGAATTTTTTAATAGAAAGAAGATGGGTAAAAGAAGAAAAAGGTTTTTTGATGAATGGAATTCAAGACTATTTTTTCTCTTTTTTTGTAGAAATGAAAATTGGAAATGTTATCAATGAGATTCTCTCAACGACAAGTAATATTTTTATAGGAACAATTTCGGTACTTTTTATTTCTTTCTTTTTGCTCTACGAAAAAGGACTTTTTAGAAGAAATGTAATTGCACTGATTCCAAATGCCTATTTTGAGGTTTCGATAAGTGCTATTTATAAAATTGAAAAACTACTTTCCAATTACCTTTTCGGACTGCTAATTCAGATGTTCTCTATCTTTACTTTGGTTTCGATTGGACTTATTGTTTCAGAAGTAAAATATGCTGTTACAATTGCTATTTTTGCAGCCATTGCCAATCTAATTCCTTATATAGGTCCTATTTTGGGAGCTTCTTTTGGTCTTATTGTTTCGCTTTCTACTCAACTTCAACAAACTCAAGATACTGCATTTTCTATTTTAGCAATCAAAGTAATTATCGTATTTTTGATAGTCCAACTTTCTGATAACCTTTTGCTTCAACCCATTATTTTTTCAAGAAGTATAAAAGCACATCCTTTAGAAATATTTAGTGTTGTTTTTATGGGAGCAGCTTTGGCTGGTGCTGTGGGAATGATTTTCGCTATTCCTGTCTATACTATTTTAAGAGTTATGGCTTTAGAATTTTGGAAAGGATATAAAGAATATAGAATTTTCGGAAGAAGTTAG
- a CDS encoding proline dehydrogenase family protein, whose amino-acid sequence MDTQPNTNLSDLSALEIIQMAKQHVSFDDTETAFATRSDFDLKKMNLLFWTMNNPTLVGSGTPLLKLAFKIKMPFVKPVVKNTLFEHFCGGETIEDSERTVIQLSQAGIGTILDYSVEGEKSVTGFEKTKNEIIRTIERAKGDTNIPFCVFKITGIGHSKILEKIQAKEPLNNEEQINWENLNKRLNEICETAYQNNVRLFIDGEETWFQETIDDLTYQMMQKYNKEEALIYNTYQMYTVDRLEKLKTAYHNAVEGNYYVGAKLVRGAYMEKERKRAEEKGYPDPIQPDKLSTDRDFDAGMEFCVENRDRMALCAGTHNELSCYSLVVLMDSHNIKKNDPSFYFAQLYGMSDNMSNNLAAAGYNVAKYVPYGAVKDVMPYLMRRADENTAIAGQTSREYLLIQKEIERRKQVRQIKS is encoded by the coding sequence ATGGATACACAACCTAACACAAACTTGTCTGATTTGTCTGCTTTAGAGATTATTCAGATGGCAAAACAGCACGTTTCTTTTGATGACACAGAAACAGCTTTTGCTACTCGTTCAGATTTTGATTTAAAAAAGATGAATCTTCTTTTTTGGACAATGAATAACCCTACACTTGTAGGGTCGGGAACGCCTCTCTTAAAATTGGCTTTCAAGATTAAAATGCCGTTTGTAAAACCTGTTGTAAAAAATACTCTTTTCGAACATTTTTGTGGTGGAGAAACTATTGAAGACAGCGAACGAACCGTTATCCAGCTTTCTCAAGCAGGAATTGGGACAATTCTAGATTATTCAGTAGAAGGTGAAAAATCTGTAACAGGTTTTGAGAAAACAAAAAATGAAATTATCAGAACCATAGAAAGAGCAAAAGGAGACACAAATATTCCTTTTTGTGTTTTTAAAATTACAGGTATTGGACATTCCAAAATTTTGGAAAAAATACAAGCAAAAGAGCCTTTGAATAATGAAGAGCAAATCAATTGGGAAAATTTGAATAAACGACTCAACGAAATTTGTGAAACAGCTTATCAAAATAATGTTCGTCTTTTTATAGATGGAGAGGAAACTTGGTTTCAAGAAACTATAGACGATTTGACGTATCAAATGATGCAAAAATACAATAAGGAAGAAGCTCTCATTTATAATACCTATCAAATGTATACAGTTGATAGACTTGAAAAATTAAAAACAGCTTATCACAATGCAGTTGAGGGAAACTATTATGTAGGAGCAAAACTTGTTCGTGGTGCATATATGGAAAAAGAACGCAAACGAGCAGAAGAAAAAGGCTATCCAGATCCCATCCAACCCGATAAATTAAGTACAGATAGAGATTTTGACGCAGGAATGGAATTTTGTGTAGAAAATAGAGATCGTATGGCTCTTTGTGCAGGAACACATAATGAACTGAGTTGTTATTCACTTGTTGTTTTGATGGATTCTCACAATATTAAAAAAAATGACCCTAGTTTTTACTTTGCACAACTTTATGGAATGAGTGATAATATGTCAAATAATTTGGCAGCAGCAGGATATAATGTAGCAAAATATGTTCCTTATGGTGCAGTAAAAGATGTTATGCCCTACTTAATGCGAAGAGCTGACGAAAATACAGCCATTGCAGGACAAACCAGTAGAGAATATTTATTGATACAGAAAGAAATAGAACGAAGAAAACAAGTAAGACAAATCAAATCATAA
- a CDS encoding KTSC domain-containing protein, with protein sequence MRHFPFSYQTIRSAVYNLAEKTLEIEFKDGSSKRLRDITPQIYTHLMNRSLCEKLLSKFSKELSAE encoded by the coding sequence ATGAGACATTTCCCATTTTCTTATCAAACAATTCGTTCTGCTGTTTATAATTTAGCAGAAAAAACTCTTGAAATTGAGTTTAAAGACGGTTCTTCTAAACGTCTTCGTGATATTACACCACAGATTTATACACATTTGATGAATCGTTCGCTTTGTGAAAAGTTGCTTTCAAAGTTTAGCAAAGAATTAAGCGCAGAATAA
- a CDS encoding S9 family peptidase — protein sequence MLKKNYFLSLFLGIFAFSSVYLSSEAIAQDDKKTKISVTDIYSNGTLYAKNLQGVDWTNNGQFYTRMDGNSIVRYDIKTNEAVETIFDGDASDPKITIAEYSFSDKEDKILIQTNRQSIYRRSYVAEYYVVDTKDKSVKKLSEKGRSAYSTFSPDGSKVAFFRDNNLFYTILSDMTEVQITDDGLFNKIINGAGDWVYEEEFSLTKAFDWSPDGKNLAFVQFDESKVMEYNMQYWADKSQLYPIDYKFKYPKAGADNSTLKVFVYNLDSKEKKEIDLGEEKDIYVPRLQFTNDADILAIRRMNRLQNKIDLIHADIKTGKTKVVYSDEDKDGYVDFEYTQDLIYLEDGKHFIVSSERTGYKHLYLYTMDGKQVSQITNGDWEVIELLGVEEKGLKVPMLYYISTQDSPLERHLYMVDLKGKKTRKLTDRHGTNSVDMSKDFAFYILTHESTEMPVNYRLYQTKGNLLLSKIQDNDGLIQTFKENDLPQKEISSFKNRNGETLNYQIFKPVDFDKNKKYPVLMHVYGGPGSQLVTDSWAGGTNDLWHGMLTQKGYIVVTVDNRGTQGRGEAFKKATYKNLGKLEVEDQIDGAKFLGDLPYVDKDRIGIWGWSYGGYMSSLLMTLGADYFKAGIAVAPVTSWRYYDTIYTERFLQRPQDNPSGYDDFSPITHAAKLKGEFLLVHGTGDDNVHVQNAIALQNALVNANRPFEMFYYPDRNHGIYGGMTRIHLYNMMTKFVEDNL from the coding sequence ATGTTAAAGAAAAATTACTTTTTATCCCTCTTTTTAGGGATTTTTGCTTTCTCTAGTGTCTATTTGTCCTCAGAGGCAATAGCACAAGATGATAAAAAAACAAAAATTAGTGTTACAGACATTTATTCAAATGGAACACTTTACGCAAAAAATCTACAAGGCGTAGACTGGACAAACAATGGTCAGTTTTATACTCGTATGGATGGCAATTCTATTGTTCGTTATGATATAAAAACCAATGAAGCTGTCGAAACTATTTTTGATGGTGATGCTTCCGACCCAAAAATTACCATTGCAGAATATTCTTTTTCAGATAAAGAAGACAAAATTTTGATTCAAACGAACCGTCAGTCTATTTATCGTCGTTCGTATGTAGCTGAATATTATGTAGTTGATACAAAGGATAAATCAGTAAAGAAATTATCAGAGAAAGGTCGTTCTGCATACTCTACTTTTTCTCCTGATGGCTCAAAAGTAGCTTTTTTTAGAGATAATAACCTCTTCTATACAATTTTATCAGACATGACAGAAGTTCAGATTACAGATGATGGACTTTTCAATAAAATCATAAATGGTGCAGGAGATTGGGTTTATGAAGAAGAATTTAGCCTTACAAAAGCCTTTGATTGGTCGCCAGATGGAAAAAATTTGGCTTTTGTTCAGTTTGATGAGAGCAAAGTAATGGAATATAATATGCAATATTGGGCTGATAAATCTCAATTATATCCTATTGATTACAAATTCAAGTATCCAAAAGCAGGTGCAGATAATTCTACACTCAAAGTTTTTGTTTATAATTTGGATTCTAAAGAAAAAAAAGAAATTGATTTAGGAGAAGAAAAAGATATTTATGTTCCTCGTTTGCAGTTTACAAATGATGCTGATATTTTGGCAATTCGTAGAATGAACCGTCTACAAAACAAAATTGACCTTATTCATGCTGACATAAAAACAGGTAAAACGAAAGTAGTTTATTCTGATGAAGATAAAGATGGTTATGTTGATTTTGAATATACTCAAGATTTGATTTATCTTGAAGATGGTAAGCATTTTATTGTTTCTAGTGAGCGTACAGGATACAAGCATTTGTATCTTTATACAATGGATGGAAAGCAAGTCAGTCAAATTACAAATGGAGATTGGGAAGTCATTGAGCTTTTAGGAGTAGAAGAAAAAGGATTAAAAGTACCGATGTTGTATTATATTTCTACACAAGATTCTCCTTTAGAGCGTCATTTGTACATGGTAGATTTGAAAGGTAAAAAAACTCGTAAGCTAACAGACAGACACGGAACAAACTCTGTTGATATGAGTAAAGATTTTGCTTTCTATATCCTTACCCATGAAAGTACAGAAATGCCTGTCAATTATCGTTTGTATCAAACAAAAGGAAATTTGTTATTGAGCAAAATTCAAGATAACGATGGACTTATTCAAACATTCAAAGAAAATGACTTGCCTCAAAAAGAGATTTCTTCTTTTAAAAATAGAAATGGTGAAACCCTGAATTATCAAATTTTTAAGCCAGTAGATTTTGATAAGAATAAAAAATATCCTGTTTTGATGCACGTCTATGGAGGACCAGGTTCTCAACTTGTAACTGATTCTTGGGCAGGTGGAACAAACGACCTTTGGCACGGAATGCTAACTCAAAAAGGCTATATTGTAGTTACTGTAGACAATCGTGGTACACAAGGACGTGGCGAAGCATTCAAAAAGGCAACTTATAAAAACCTTGGAAAGCTAGAAGTAGAAGATCAAATTGACGGAGCAAAATTTCTTGGTGATTTGCCTTATGTAGATAAAGACAGAATTGGTATTTGGGGCTGGAGTTATGGTGGTTATATGTCTTCGCTTTTAATGACACTTGGAGCTGATTATTTTAAAGCTGGAATTGCTGTTGCTCCTGTTACTTCGTGGAGATATTATGATACAATTTATACAGAACGTTTCTTGCAACGTCCACAAGATAATCCTAGTGGTTATGATGATTTTTCGCCAATTACACACGCTGCAAAACTAAAAGGAGAGTTTCTTTTGGTTCATGGAACAGGTGATGATAATGTGCATGTTCAGAATGCTATTGCTCTTCAAAATGCTCTTGTAAATGCAAATCGCCCTTTTGAAATGTTCTATTATCCAGATAGAAATCACGGAATTTATGGTGGAATGACACGAATTCACTTATATAATATGATGACAAAATTTGTAGAAGATAATTTATAG